The DNA window ACATCTTCTTCATCTAATTAGCGAGTGGAAGATGGCTCTTCAGGAGATTTGCAGGGTAACTCGGAGAGTCATGGTTTCAATGACTTATGTAGGTGCGGATCTTGTTTGGGAAACCTATGATTGTCTGCTTAAGGGCTGTGGGTGTGAGAGTCATAGGGTTGGGAAAGGAGAATGGGAACTAGAAAGCTTAGTCAAGCCTGCTAAGTCTGTGTTTGTGGCTTCTTATAGTAGAAGCGCGGATAGACGTCTTACTCATATGAGTCAAAGAGCCTATTCGAGTCAGTGGCAAGTCCCAGAGGATGTAAACAAGGAAGTTGTGGATGAGTTAAAAAGGCAGTTTGGTGGAAAAGCGTTTCGTAAAGAGCTGCGCATCTTAGTGTGGGACATAAACGACTTGGAAGCCTACTGTAGCAGTTCTATATCAAATGGTTTTCACTCAAGAGTTGTCTAGGCGTTACTAAAGCGTGAAGAAAAATTTAAAAAATGTTTTATGAAGGAATCGAGATACAATGATAGCCAGAGACAGTGAACATGTTTTGAAGTTCGTTACAGATGGCATGCTTGGAAAACTAACCCGTTGGCTCCGCATGCTAGGCCACAACGTAAAATACGCCAATAACATAGACGACAGACTACTCATAAAAATCGCAAAAACCGAAAAACGCACCCTCCTAACAAGAGACGTAGAACTATACCAACAAGCAACAACCAAAAACACAGAAACCTTTCTCGTCGAAGGAAAAAACGAAGCAGAACGACTCGCAAACCTATCAAAACGATTCAACCTAAAACTCGAACTCAATCCCGACAACTCGCGCTGCCCCAAATGCAACACCAAAATAAAACTCGCAAAAAAAACCGAAATCGCCGACAAGATCCCCCTCTCCACAAAGATTTTCTACGAAGAGTTCTGGGAATGCCCAAAATGCGGAAAAATCTATTGGCAAGGAGCCCACTGGAAAAAAATCAACAAAACACTGAAAGAAGCAAAAAGATTACTAGCAAAATAAAATGAAGCAGGCTTATTCTTTTTGAAGAAGCCATTTAAGCGGTATGTCTTGAAACGTTCCATCCGGTAACTCTCTACGAATAGTCATGGGAAGAACGCCACTTTCAAGTTCGCTCAACGCAATATCAATGGGGTTAGAAAAAGTTGAAGGCTCTACTAGCAGAGGTGCACCCATAGCTACTTGAAGCGCCCTAGCACCCACTATCCGAGCCTTTTCGTAACGGGTTAACTTAGGAGGACCTACTTTGATTTTATTGTGCAAAGACGTCTCCCTAATACGCTCCAGCGCCCGGAGGCATTCCGCCCATTCCGCCCATACCACCTGGAGGTCCGGCAGGCATCTTCGCTTTACCAGATGCGATAATGTCGTCGATCTTCAAGATCATTGTCGCGGCTTCAGTTGCAGATTTTATAATCTGCTTCTTCACAGCAAGAGGTTCATACACGTCTGCTCTGTTCATATCAGCTACTTTGCCGTTGAAAACGTCTACCCCTGCCCACATCTCCCCTTTCTCGTGGCGCGCCCTTAACTCGGATATGATGTCTATCGGGTCTAATCCCGCGTTCTCAGCCAATGTCGTCGGCACGGCTTCT is part of the Candidatus Bathyarchaeota archaeon genome and encodes:
- a CDS encoding class I SAM-dependent methyltransferase; the encoded protein is MRISFDSAAEIYDKTRGPPRQIMNQLVKTLISELSCYETILDIGVGTGRFTKPLQDNGFEVVGADIAKKMISKAVKKGAHNLLQGDACFLPFKDNSFEVALSVHLLHLISEWKMALQEICRVTRRVMVSMTYVGADLVWETYDCLLKGCGCESHRVGKGEWELESLVKPAKSVFVASYSRSADRRLTHMSQRAYSSQWQVPEDVNKEVVDELKRQFGGKAFRKELRILVWDINDLEAYCSSSISNGFHSRVV
- a CDS encoding DNA-directed RNA polymerase subunit K, with the protein product MHNKIKVGPPKLTRYEKARIVGARALQVAMGAPLLVEPSTFSNPIDIALSELESGVLPMTIRRELPDGTFQDIPLKWLLQKE
- a CDS encoding Mut7-C RNAse domain-containing protein, with translation MIARDSEHVLKFVTDGMLGKLTRWLRMLGHNVKYANNIDDRLLIKIAKTEKRTLLTRDVELYQQATTKNTETFLVEGKNEAERLANLSKRFNLKLELNPDNSRCPKCNTKIKLAKKTEIADKIPLSTKIFYEEFWECPKCGKIYWQGAHWKKINKTLKEAKRLLAK